The window TAAAGCTTCGTCAGCATTTAAACCAACCTCTAAAAGTGCTGCTCTTAGAATATCATGTTTAGAGACATCTTTACGGTCACTAAAAAAGGCTTTAGTTAATGTCATTTTTAATTCGGTTTGTTTACCAAAGTCTTTTGCATATTCTAATAACACGTGTGCGTCAAAAGTGTTGACCATACGCATGTCATCAAAATAATCGAATGTAAATCCTAATTCCGCACCAATCTCTGTCATGTTGCGCTTAGATTCATTTTGTTGCTCTGTAGTCGACCCGTATTTTTCGGTAATATGTTCGTTTACATTTTGACCTTCGACTGGCATATTTGGATTTAATTCAAAAGGTTGCCATTCTATTTCTACTTGATCTTCAACACCAAGTTCTTTGATTGCTTTTTCTAAACGTTTGTATCCGATGGTACACCAAGGGCATACAACGTCAGAAACGATATCTATTTTAAGTTTTTTTGTCATGTTTTTAATTTTTAATTCAATTTTAGATTTATTTCTACAGTGCTAATCTAGTTATTTACTAATTAGATTACTATTTAGAAAACGGTGTTCATTTTCTTCATCTTTTGTGTCTTTATCTGTTGATACAACATTTAAAACCATAGAATTGACGATTCTGCTTTTACTTAAATCTTGATTTATAATTAAGGCTTTATGGAATACGCCTAAAGTTTCTACATTAGCTTTTGGACTGCTATTATTGATTATAACAATAGAATATTGATCCTTTTCTGCTATTTTTATTTTTGAAATGAACGGTTTTAACAAATCCTCATCTTCCTTGAAAACAGGTGTGAATTTATTGTAATAATCTTCAGGTGCTTTATATCCGTTATTGGCGAAAGCATGATAATCTGCCAAATGCAATTCGCTGTCTATTGCGCTAGGTTCATACCCCAATAGTAGTATAGATTGATCTGCAGCGTTGTCTACATGAAACGGTGTGTTTACCTGTTGATCAAAGCGTACAAGCCAATGATAGCTTAGTTTTTTGTTGAATATTGAAACACTAAGTTTTGATAATTCTTTTTTTAGATCTACCATAATAGATCTAAATTGATATGGTGTTATTTCTTTTTTGTTGAAAACTAGAGACATAAAGCCAAGAGTTTCTGTAGTCGTTCTAAAAACGTCTTGGAAACTCTTTTCTGCTATATTTTTTATAGATTCTTCCTTAATTTTCATTAAAATACTTTTAGGTTTCTTTTTTAGAAAGTAACCAATTCGCTAATTTGAAGCACACCTTCAACATTACTGTAATTTTTAATATCAGCAGCAAAGGTTTCTCCATGAGGTCCAAAAGACTCTTGAAAAGACACTACACTGTCAAATTTTAAATGTGCAATTGCTACGTAAGGAGCAGGCTCT is drawn from Psychroserpens sp. NJDZ02 and contains these coding sequences:
- a CDS encoding DsbA family oxidoreductase, whose product is MTKKLKIDIVSDVVCPWCTIGYKRLEKAIKELGVEDQVEIEWQPFELNPNMPVEGQNVNEHITEKYGSTTEQQNESKRNMTEIGAELGFTFDYFDDMRMVNTFDAHVLLEYAKDFGKQTELKMTLTKAFFSDRKDVSKHDILRAALLEVGLNADEALAKLDNEDARKEVRTKQDYWKNMGVNSVPTVVFNRKSAVTGAQPVDTFKQVLTELIKEQQSV
- a CDS encoding EthD family reductase produces the protein MIKVSVMYPNGKDVTFDSDYYTNSHLPMIVEALGDALKGLELDLGLASRVPGEPAPYVAIAHLKFDSVVSFQESFGPHGETFAADIKNYSNVEGVLQISELVTF